The DNA region CAGTTCCAGCCGGTCGGCGGTGTCGTCGACGGTGCGGAGCCCCTCCCCATCCAGGTTGTCGAGGTCGAGCGCACGGGTCAGCGTCGCCATGCCGTCATGCAGCAGCCCGACGAAAAGACCGAGCATCCGCTCGTTTTCGCGCAGCCGCGCCGGCGGGGGCGGCGGCGATGCGGGCACCGGTTCGGCGGCGGATGTTTCGCCGCCGAGCGCGTCGAGCCGCGCCAGGAGGTCGGCCGGCGGCTTCCCGTCCCGGCGGTCGCGCATTCCCGTCTCCGCCAGACCGCGCAACGCGTCGAGCGCGTCCAGCAACGGGCTGGCGACCTCCTCCGTCAGAGGCAGCGCGCCGATGCGCACGCGGCCGAGAATCGCCTCCGCCCGGTGGGCCACTGCCTCCATCGCGAAGAGGTCCATGGCACGGGCCGCCCCCTTCAGCGAGTGGAAGGAGCGGAACAGGGCGGCGATCCGCTCCGAATCCGTCATGTCCCCGGGGGTGGCGGAGAGCAGCTTTTCCAGCAGGTCGAAATGCTCGCCTGCCTCGACGCCGAACTGCCGCCACAGGGTCTCGATCAGTTCGCTGCTCATGGGGCACCGCTTGAAGGGGGCGCGTCGGGCCGGGGATCAGGGCTTCACCGGCGGGGGAAGGCAGGCGGCTCGGCGGATGGCGGCGACGATGTCGTGGCCCTTCTTGTGGGCGAGGTCGAGGCTCATGGTGCCGGACGGCTTGGCGATGATCTCCACCGCTCCCAATGCGCGGGCCTCGGTCGCCTCGGGCGAACCGACCTGGGCGACGGAGGAGATGATGATCACCTTCGCGCGCGACATCAGCGACAGATGCTCCATCACCTCCAGCCCCGACATCTCCGGCATTTCGATGTCGAGCAGGACGATGTCCGGCTTCAGGCTCGTGACCATCTCCAGGGCCACCTTGCCGTTTTCGGCCGCGCCGACGAGGGACAACTCGTCGTCCGCGCGCACGATGTCGCCGATGATCGTGCGCAT from Azospirillum ramasamyi includes:
- a CDS encoding response regulator is translated as MAKPTILLVDDSVLMRTIIGDIVRADDELSLVGAAENGKVALEMVTSLKPDIVLLDIEMPEMSGLEVMEHLSLMSRAKVIIISSVAQVGSPEATEARALGAVEIIAKPSGTMSLDLAHKKGHDIVAAIRRAACLPPPVKP